GCAGGACACGATGGGGTCCACGTTCACGCGCAACCGGCCCTTCGCCGCGGTGGCCGCGCCCCCGGCATCGCTCGCCGCCTCCTCGATGCCCGTCAGCAGGGGCGCCACCTGCTCGTAGAAGCGGCGGCCCTCGCCGGTGAGCACCACGGCGCGCGAGGAGCGGTCGAACAGCCGCACCCCCACCTGTGTCTCCAGCCGGGCCACCGCTCGGCTGATGCCCGAGGGCGTCAGGCCCAGGGCCTCGGCGGCGCGCACGAAGCTGCCGGCTTCGACGACCGCCACCAGGACGCTCATTCCACTCAGAAGCCGGGCATCGGGGGGCGTGGGCATGGGTGACTCCCAGTCACGGTGAGGGTGCGCACAATGCGCTCGTCCCCGGAGTTGTCCAGGGCCATATCCCTCCCCGTGGGCCCGGACTTCCCAGGCCGTCTTCTCCAAGAGGGGTCATTCCATGCGGCTGAAGGACAAGCGGATCATCGTGCTGGGCGGCAGCTCGGGCATCGGCCGGGCGGTGGCTCAGGCGGCCGCCCAGGAGGGCGCCTCCGTGGTCATCGGCTCGCGCCAGCAGGCGCGGGTGGAGCAGGCCGTGGCCGGCCTTCCCCCGGGCACCCAGGGCCACGCCGTGGACCTGAGCGACGAGGCCCAGGTGCGTGGCCTCTTCGAGCGGGTGGGGCCGTTCGATCACCTGGTCTACACCGCGGGCGATGCCCTGCCGCACGGCGCGCCCGGCGGCCTGTCGCTCGCGCAAGCCCGTCAGCTCTTCGAGGTGCGCTTCTGGGGCGCGTACATGGCGGCGACAGTGGGCAGCGCGCACATCCGCCCGGGCGGTTCCATCGTGCTCACCAACGGCACCGTCGATGTCCGTCCGATGAAGGGGCTGGCGGTGGGCTCGGGCGTCAGCGGAGCGATTGGCGCGCTCACCCGGGGGCTCGCCGTGGAGCTGGCCCCCTTGCGCGTCAACACCGTCTCCCCGGGCCTCATCAAGACGGAGCTCTGGGACGGACTGAGCGCGGCGGACCGCGAGCGCATGTACCAGGAGGCCGGCACCAAGCTCCCCGTGGGCCGCGTGGGCGAGCCCGAGGACGTGGCGCAGACCTACCTCTACCTCATGTGCCAGGGCTTCGGCACCGGGCAGGTGCTCACCGTGGACGGGGGCCACGTGCTCGTCTGAGCCGGGCGGGCCCCTACTTGCAGGGGTAGTTGGCCTTGGTGCACGTCACGCCGCCGTTGTACGCGTCGTTGAAGTGGCCCACGTACGCGTCGTAGAGGGGGTGCACCGTCCCCGTCTCGGGCGCCAGCTTCACGAACAGCTCCTCGTTCTCGTTGAGGGCATCCTGGGACCAGTTCTGGGAGCCCGTGTACACGCGGTAGGCATAAGCCGCCCCGAACTTGCCGTAGAGCGCGAAGAACTTGTCGTGCACCTTGTCGCGCCTGCGGATCGCCACCCCGGCCCCCAGCAGCTCATCGTAGACCGGCCGGGCCATGTCGATGCCGTCGGTGGCGTTGCCCCCCACCACCATCCACACCGAGCAGCCCCCGGCCCGCATGCGTTTGATCTGCGCGAGCAGCGCGGGCCGCCCCGCCGTGACGAAGGACATGCCGATGCGCAGCCGGCAGCTCGCATCCGGCGTGACGTCGTTCAGCCGGGTGACGATGGTGTCCGTCTGGCCCATGCCCTCCGGCGAGGCATAGGCATCCGCGGGGTTGGCCATGTAATAGCCCCGGCCCGAGTCCGCGTCGTAGTAGTCATTGCCGGCGTAGTGCTTCCGGTTCCACATGTCCGTGAAGTTCGCGTTCAGCCCCGCGAACAGCGTGGCGGCGTCGTAGATGACGATGGCGTTGTTGAACGCCTCCGTGCCGCTCGCGCCCGTCAGGTTCGCCGAGCTGATCCACACCACGTCCGGGTGCAGCACCCCGTTCGGGTCCCGCGTCTGGCTGAACGTGAAGAGCTTGGTGTGCATGTTGCCCGAGGCCCCGGTGCCGATGCAGCCGCCCCCGCCGCTCGCGTTGGTGCAGAACTTCACCAGGAGGAGCTGCTGGAGCGTCTCCACGGCGGCGTAGCCCGTGCTCGCGTTCTTCGCGTCCAGCACCACGTACACCGTGACGCCCCGGGCCTGCGCCGCGAGCAGCGCGTCGGCGATGCCGGTGTGGCTCACCGAGTGGATGGCCGCGCGAATCGTGGCCCCCGTGGGCGTCTGCTCGATGAGGCGCTTCACCTCCTGGGTAATCGTCGGATCCACCCCGCCGAACGCGGGCGGGTTGTTGAAGTACGCCCAGGCCAGCTTCCCCGCCAGCGTCCCGGGCGCCGTGCTCACCCCCGCCTCGATCCTCCCCACGTCCACGTCGTTGAGCAGGTGCTCCCGGTGCGTCTGCTCGCAGCCCGCGACGGCCAGCAGGGCGGCGGCCAGGCACAGCCATCCCTGGATCCTCATTGCCTTCACGCGCATGCGCCTGCCCCTTACCTCCGTGGTTTCCTGTAGACTTCCATTGTTTTACACGGTAAGCAAATAAGTCCTCGAATACGGCTTTGGCTTGCGAGAGAGACGTGCTTCAGGCCGACCACATATCCAAGCGCCTCGGTGGCATTGCCGCGCTCAGTCATTGCAGCCTGGTCATTGGCAAGGGCCTCGTCACCGGCATCATTGGACCGAACGGTGCTGGGAAATCGACCCTGTTCAATGTCCTGGGCGGATTGATGGCGCCGGATCAGGGCCGCGTCCTGCTGGAAGGCCGGGACGTCTCGGGACTGCCCCCACATCGGCTGGCGGCCCTGGGCCTGGTGCGCACCTTCCAGATCGCCCGTGACCTGGCGGAGCTGACCGTGCTGGAGAACCTGCTGCTCGCGCGGCCTTCGCAGACCGGAGAGTCCCTGCTGGGCGCCCTATTCCGTCCGGCACGGGTGCGGCAGGAGGAGCGCGAAGCCCTCCAGAAGGCCTCGGCGTTGCTGGGCCGGTTCGGGCTGCTCCAGCACGCGGATGCTCCCGCCAGGAGCCTGTCCGGCGGCCAGAAGAAGCTGCTGGAGCTGGCGCGCGCCCTGATGCTGGAGCCCAAGGTCATCCTGCTCGACGAGCCCGCCGCGGGGGTCAGCCCCGTGATGGTCCGCGGCCTGGCGCGCATCATCGGCGAGCTTCGCTCCGAAGGGTTGACCTTCGCGATCATCGAGCACGACATGGATCTGATCGCGGAGCTCTGTGACCACGTCTACGTGATGGCCGAGGGCACCCCGTTGACCGCGGGCCGCTTCGCCGAGGTCACCGCCGATCGCCGCGTGGTCCAGGCCTACCTGGGAGGCATGGCGCCATGACACCGCTGTTGCTCGCGGAGGGGCTGTTCGCTGGATATGGCAACGGCGACATCGTCCGAGGCGTCAGCCTCCAGGCGGGCGCCGGGCGCATCACCACGGTCATGGGGCCCAATGGCTCGGGCAAGTCCACCTTCATCAAGGTCCTGGCCGGGCTGGTGCCTTGCCGCCAGGGCCGGATCCTCCTGGAGGGCCAGGAGGTCACCCACCTCGCCGCGCCGCTCCGGGTGGCCGCCGGGCTGGGCTATGTGCCGCAAGAGTTCAATGTCTTCCGAAACCTCACGGTGCGCGAGAACCTCGACCTGGCCTCCGCCGTCCTGCATCGGGGCAGGCGTGACGGCAAGGCCGGGCTGGAGCGGGTGTTCGAGCTGTTCCCGGTGCTGTCCCGGCGCCTGAAGAGCCTGGCGGGCAACCTGTCGGGCGGAGAGCGGCAGATGCTGGCCTTTGCCTCCGCGCTGCTCGCGCGGCCGCGATTCCTGTTGCTGGACGAGCCCTCGGCGGGGCTGTCGCCCAAGGCCGCCGAGGAGATGTTCCAGACGGTGGCGCGGGTCCACGCCACCGGCGTCGGGGTGCTGATGGTCGAGCAGAACGTGGCCGGAGCCCTGGCCATTACTCACGACGTGATGGTGCTGGTGGGCGGCGCGGTGCGGCTGGCCACCACGGCCGAGGACCTGAAGCGTCAGCATGACCTTCACCAGCTCTACCTGGGCCCCACCGAAGGCGCGGCCCTGGAAGCAGCGCCATGAGTGGGATTCCGCAGCTCCTCGTCAACGGCCTGGTGAGCGGATTGATCGTCGCCCTGCCCGCGGTCGCCCTGGCGTTGACCTACAGCGTGCTGAAGTTCTCCAACTTCGCCATTGGCTCGCAGCTGACCATGGGCGCGTATCTGGCCTTCATCTTCAACGTGCGGTTGGGCTGGCCCCTGGCCGCCGCGGCCCTCATGGCGGCGGTGCTGTCCGCGGGGCTGGCGATGGCGGTGGACTGGCTTGCCTTGCGGCCCCTGCGCGACCGCTCCCCGGTGACCCTGCTGGTGGCCTCCATGGGGGTGGCCTTCGTCCTCGAGAACCTCTGCCGCTTTGCCTTCGGCAACGGCGTGCTCAGCTATGACGTCCCCGTGGCGCGCCCCCTCCAGGTGGCGGGGCTGCGCGTCAACCGCGAGCAACTCATCGCCACCATCTCCGTTCTGGGCGCCCTGGTGGCAGTCCAGGGGCTGCTCTTCGCCACCCCGCTGGGCCGGGCCATGCGCGCCGTGGCGGACAACCCGTTGCTGGCCGCCGTGCGCGGCATCCACCGCCAGCGCGTCATCACCTGGTGCTGGGCGGTGGTGGGGGGGCTGACGGCCCTGGGAGGGGTGCTCATCGGGATGGACCGGGCCATTGATCCGATGCTCGGGTGGAATTACGTCATCTCCGTCTTCGCCGCCGCCATCCTGGGCGGCTTCGGCAACCCCTTGGGCGCCGCCCTGGGGGCGCTGGGGGTGGGGGTCATCGAGGAGCTGGCCACCGTGGTGGTGCCGGCCAGCTACCGCACGGGCGTGGCCTTCGCCGCCATCGCCCTGCTCCTGCTGCTGCGCCCCCAGGGGCTGGCGGGCGTCCGGGGAATCAAGCGATGACGGGCTATCTGGTGACCCTGACCACGCTGGTGGCCATCGCCAGCCTGACGGGCCTGGCGCTCAACCTCCAATGGGGCGCCGCGGGCATGGCCAACTTCGGCCTCGCCGGCTTCTACGCCCTGTCGGCCTATGCCTGTGGGCTGGTCTCCGTGGCCACCGGCAGCCCCCTGGCGGGCCTGGGCGCCGCCCTCGCCGTCTCGTTCCTGGCCAGCGGCCTGGTGGCCCTGGTCTCGCTGCGCCTGGAGGAGGACTACCTGGCCATCGTCACGCTGGGCTTCGCCGAGCTGACGCGTCTGGTCATCCTCAACGAAGGCTGGCTGACCCAGGGCGCGCTCGGGTTGGCCGGCATTCCCCGCCCCCTCCAGGGGCTCCTCCCGGGAGACTTCCTGGAGTTTGGCTTCCTGGCGTTGACCCTCCTGGTCCTCCTGGCCGTTTTCCTGGTGCTGGAGCGCCTCGGCCGCTCGCCCTTTGGCCGGGCCCTGCGGGCCGTGCGCGAGGACGACGTGGTGGCGGCCACGCTCGGCAAGCGGGTGCTCTGGCTGCGGGTGCGGGCCTTCGCCCTGGGGGGCGCCATCACCGGGCTCGCGGGCGCCCTGCATGCCTTCTATTACACCTACATCGATCCCTCTCAGTTCAGCTCGAGCATCACCGCCTATGCGTTCATGGCCGTGATTGCCGGGGGCCGCAATTCCAACAGGGGCCTGCTGCTGGGCGCCTTCACCCTGATGGTGTTGCTGGAAGGCACCCGCTTCCTCAAGGACGCGGTGCCCTTCCTCGACTCCACCCGGCTCGCCGCGCTGCGTCTCATCTTGATTGGCGGAGGGCTGGTGGCGCTGCTCATCTACCGGCCCCAGGGCTTTCTGCCCGAGTACCGCCTGCGCCTGGCCCGGAAGCCTGACCCCGGCTCCCCGCAGTGGCTCCCCGTAGACCCCAAGTCCTGACATCCTCCGGCCCAGGAGTCCCCCATGTCCCAAAAGCTGTCACGCCGCGTCATCCTGGGCGCCGCCGCCGCCGCCGGGGCCGTGCCCCTGGCCATCCACCTTCTGCGCCCAGCGCCCGCCACCGGTCCCGTCATCCGGCTCGGGCTGATCGCGCCCTTCACCGGCAACACCGGCGCCTATGGCCCCGACATGGAAAAGGCGGCCCGGTTGACCGTGGAGCAGATCAACGCGGCCGGGGGCCTCCTGGACGGACACACCCTGGAGCTCCTCGTGGAGGATGAGGAGAGCAGCCCGACCGCCTCCGTGGCGGCCGCGCGCAAGCTCCTGGATGTGCACAAGGTGGCGGGCCTCATTGGCCTCTGGGGCAGCCCGCCCGGCCTGGCCGTCAAGCCCATCGCCCTGCAATACAACACGGCCTTGTTCGTCTCCTGCTCGGCCAACGAGCTCACCAGCGGCGACACCAAGGGCCTCATCTGGCGCTTCCAGGCGCGGGCCACCCACTGGGGCACGGTCATCGCCCGCTCCATGCTGAAGCAGGGCATCAAGACCGTCTCCGTCCTGGCCCTGCAGAGCCCCTTCGTGGGCAGCATGGTGGCGCCCTTCGAGGAGCACTTCCGGGCCCACGGTGGACAGATCCTCGAGACCGTCCGCTACAACCCCGATCAGCCCTCCTACCGCGCCGAGGTCGAGCAGGTGTTCAGCAAGCAGCCAGAGGCGGTCTTCGTCCCGGCGCTGCTGACCGACTTCTCCTCCATCGTGAAGGAGGTCTACCGCGGGGGCTTCACCAGCAAGCTCTTCACGCTCTCGGTCGCCGCGGACGCCGAGGGGAAGTTCGTCAGCGGTGTGGGCGCCGAGGCCGCCGAGGGCATCCACCACTTCCAGCCCTCCCCCCCGCTGGGCTCGCCCGGATACCAGAAGTTCGTGAAGCGGATGGGCGCCCGCGACGATGCGTTGTTCCTCTTCGCCGGCAACACCCATGATCAGGTGGCCCTGTTCGCCCTGGCGGTGGAGAAGGCCCGGAGCAGTGCGCCCCTGGACTACACCCGGCAGATCCTCTCGCTCTCCAACGGCCCCGGCGAGCCCGTGGATGACGTGGTGGAGGCGCTGAAGCGGGTGCGCGCCGGCCAGCCGATCAACTTCGTTGGCGCGGGCTCCGATGTGGACTTCTCCCCCACGGGAGACCAGCTCAACCGCCACTTCGGTCACTATGTGATCCGCAACGGCCAGAACGCGCTCGTCGAGCTGGTGAGCTGAGCACCAGGCGTGCGCCTCAAAGCCAGGTCAAGAACCGTAAAACAGGCCAGATTCAGAAGAACGGTAAAAACATTCATTCCCTATAGATCAGAAGTCGCCTGATGCGGTATGGAAGGGGCCACCTGCACTCGCCAACGCCACCGAAGGGATCCCGAATGCACGGCTACCGGCCAACCGCTGCCTCCTACAACGAGCACTTCAACCTCTACACCGGGAAGGATGGATTGATCGGATCTGATCCGCACGGCGCCTATCCCACCACGGTGTCTGCCTGGTCCTCTCCCGGGTACCAGCTCAAGCTGGAGGGAGAGGGGACCCACTTCATCTTCGTGCAGGAGGGCAGGGCGGAGATCATCGTGCAGCATCCCGGGATTGGCCCCACGGCCTACACCCTGCAAAGCATGATGTATATGTCCGCCGCGGGCCCCGTCACCGTGACCGGGGGCAAGGGCTTCGCGGTCACCCGGCTCCAGTACACGGGCCTGTTCTCGATGGGCGGGCCGCTCGAGCGCCAGGGCCGGCTGCGTTACATCGATGGATGCTCGGATACGTTGCTGCTCAGCCCCGTGAAGAAAGGGGATGCCTGCCTCAATCACCTGCACTTCCCCGCGGGCATCTCGCAAACCCAGCACACGCACCCCTCCATCCGCTGTGGCATCGTCGCCCGGGGGCACGGCCGGTGTGTGATTCCCAGCGCGGATGGCCAGAGCACCGTCTCCATCCCCCTGCAGCCCGGGGCCGTCTTCGTCATCCCCCCCGAGGGGCACCACAGCTTCTTCACCGGCACCGAGACGATGGACGTCATCGCCTACCACCCGGACAGCGACACGGGGCCGGAGGATGACGACCACCCGATGGTCAACCGGACCATCGTCGACGGCGTGCCCGCGGCCCGGCTCAGCGCCATCCGCACCCAGGACATCCGGGAATAGGCTGTCCATGAGCGCCGAGAGCCAGGCAGAGGCGGAGAGCCCATCCAGCGAGGACGAGGGCGCGCACAAGAAGCACCTGCGCTCCACCGCGCTCCACATTCCGGGAAGGGGGCGCATCCTGCTCGAGGGCCCCCTCACCCCGGAGGCCATCCTGCGCCTGCGGGAGGAGGGGACGCTCGACGCCCCCTGGGCGGAGGTCCTGCTGCGCATGGTGCAGCCGCCCGCGCAGTCCCCCCTGGATGCGCACGAGGTGCGCAGCCTGGCCGAGCGCCTGGGCTTCCTCTCTCAGCGGTCGATGGCCAAGGGCTTCACGCTGACGCTGCCCCGGGGCATGCAGTTCGAGGCCTGCCTCGAGGCGTTCAACCAGCGCGCCCTGGACGCGCTGGAGGCCGAGGCGTACGAGGTGCCGGATGTGTATGATCCGTCGGTGTCGGCCATCGCCGAGCTGACCGAGCACTACGAGCGCCAGGGCCGCGTCATTCACGTGAACAACGGCAAGAGCTCGGCGCGCAATGCCTGGCGGCTGTCCTATGCCGCCGATCCGCTGCTGTTCGCCTGGCTCGGCGGACGCAAGCTCCTGCGCGGCGCGCTGCCCTACACGGTCTACACGCACACGCGCTTCCTGCGCTCCTTCCAGTCCGGGGAGCTGAACGGCCTGGACAAGGTGCGGCAGTTCTCGTTCCCGGAACTGCACACCTTCCTGCCCCAGGAGGCCATGGCGGAGCGGTACCTCTGGCACACGCGCCAGATGGCCCAGGCCATGGAGCAGCTGATGGGGCGCGGCTGGGTGCAGCGGCTGGAGGTCTCGGAGGAGCTTGCCGCCGAGCACCCCACCCTGCTCTCCGCGCTGGCCGAGGCCGTCAACGTGCCGACCCTCGTCCTCACCTTCGACCGCATGGAGCTCTACTACCGGATGAAGACCATGATGGTCGCGGATGCCGGTTACCGGGCGCTCATGCTCTACAACATGCAGTGGGATGAGCTGAACGGGGCCCGGTTCGGCATTACCCTGGAGGACGGAACGCCCGTTTCCATCCTTCACGCCTCGCTGGCCGGAGGCATCTCCCGGCTGCTGCCCTGCCTGCTGGGCCAGGCGCTCATGGGCAAGCGCGAGCAGACCCTGCCCGTGGAGTACTCCCGGCCGCACCTGACGCTCTACGCGGTCGGCGGGGTGACGGACGCGGCGGCCATCGCCCGGCGCTCCCTGGGGGACGCCGTCCACGTCACGGCGGTCACCCCGGAGCGGCTCGGCAAGGAGATCTCCAACCTGAAGCAGGCCTGGCACCCCTATTTCGCCGTCATCGGCCCCGGAGAGGCCGCCGGAGAGCCGCTGCGCATCCAGAGCACCCAGTCCAAGGACACCGTCCCCGCGGCCCAGTGGCTGGAGCAGCATGCCGGACGGCTGGCGCTGTTCCGGCCCACCCGCGAGCTCCAGCGCCGGCAGGGGCTGCCCTTCAGGTAATCGGCACGCGCGCGCGTGCCTCCCGGTCCAGGGAGTCTGTTGGCATGAATGCACCGAAGTTCAACATCCTCGAGGACTCCAGCTCGGGCCTGAGCCAGCATGAGCCCCGGCTCCTGGCCGCGCTCGCCGGGCTGCCTCCCGGCTCGCGCGCCGTCCTGGCGATGCGCAGCGGCGCGGCCCTGGCCTTCAGCCTGCTCACGTGCTTCGAGCGCCGCATGGTCGCCGTGCCCATTGATCCGCGCGTTCCCGAGGCCAAGCGGCAATGGTACGCCGCGCATGCCCAGGCCTCGCTCCTGGTGACGGACGAGGGGTGCACCCCCCTGGCCACGGAGGCGCCGCCTTCGCCCGCGGAGGACCGCTTCATCATCTACACCTCGGGCTCGACGGGAGACCCGAAGGGGGTGGTGATGACGGAGGCCTCCGTGCGGGACAACGCGCGGGCGGTGGCCCAGCTCCACCGCTTCCGGCCCGGGGCCGTCCAGGCCACGTGCCTGCCCGTGTTCCACTGCAACGCCATGATGATGTCCGTGCTGGGCACCCACCTGGCGGGCGCCACCGTGGCCCTGCACAACCGCTTCGAGCCGCAGGCCTACTTCGCCTTCATCGAGCAGACGGGCGCCGAGACGGCCTCCCTGGCCCCCGCGCTGCTGGAGCGGCTGGTCGAGGCCGCGCCCCGGTGGCCCTCCTGCCTGCGCTATGTGATTACCGCCGCGGCCCCGCTGCCGCGGGAGCTGGCGCAGCGCTTCTTCGCGCTCTATGGCCCCCGCCTGCGCCAGGGCTATGGGCTGTCGGAGGCCACCAACTTCAGCGCGGTCATGCCCGAGCTGGACGAGGCCGCCTTCCGCCAGGAGTACCTCGAGGCCCGGCCGCCCGTGGGCCTGCCGGTTCCCGGCACGGAGCTTCGCCTCCAGGACGGCGAGGTCCAGGTCCGCGGCGCCAGCGTCATGCGCGCCTACTGGCGCAACCCCGAGGCCACGTCCCGGGCGTTCACCCCGGATGGCTGGCTGCGGACAGGAGATCTCGGGCGGATGCGCGGGGACTACCTGGTGCTCACCGGGCGCAGCAAGGAGGTCATCAACCGGGGCGGCGAGACGGTGTACCCGCGGGACATCGAGGAGGAGTGGGAGGGGCTCGGGCTGCCCCGCCCCTTCTTCGCCCTGCGGATCGCCAATGACGTGCTGAGCGACGACATCGGCGTGGCCGGCGAGCGGCTCACCTCCGAGTCCCTGGAGGTGCTCGCCCGGTCGAGGTTCAAGCCGGGCGCGGCCTGGAAGGGCCCCCTGGCGCAGACCTCGACGGGCAAGCCGCGCCGCGCGGAGATGGGAAAGGGGCTCTTCAGCGTCAGCGAGTCCCAGCACAAGCAGGAGCTGCTGCTGGCGCTCTCGGCGGCCACCGCCCGGAAGGTGCTGGCGCCCGGCCGGGCCCCGCCCCGGACGCCCCAGGCGGCGTTCATGCATGGGGAGTTCGCAAGGATGCTGCGGGAGCTGGAGCGCTACCCCCATGCGCTCCCGGAGCCAGACGCCAGCCTCGCCGAGGTGCCCGCGGTCAAGTTCCTCCACGCCATCGAGCAGCAGTGGGAGGGGCTGGCCTCGGGCGAGGCCTCCGTGGAGGACGTGATGCGCGGCCTGAAGGGCCAGTGGACGCCGTTCATGACGGAGTGGCCCATGGGGAGCTACGCGCAGATGGCCGCGCGCTTCCTCATCGAAGGCAACCACCTGAGCGGCCGTGTCCTGGAGGTGGGCGCGGGCGTTGGCAACACGACGCGGTTGATCCTCGAGCACGTCAATGACGCATACATCCGGACCGACTTGAAAGTGGAGCTGCTCAAGCGGCTGAAGGCGCCTGGCACGGTGGAGGCATACAACTTCGACCAGCCCAGCCCGCACCGCGGCCTGGATACGGTGTTCGGCGTCAATGCCGTCCATTGCGCCGAGGACAAGCTCCGGGCGGTGGGCCACCTGTACGAGATGCTGAAGCCAGGCGGCTTGCTGCTGCTGGGCGAGGGCGCCCCCACGACGGTGGGCACGCTGCCCTGGTCCTTGAATGCAGCCTTTGGCCTCTTCGATGGGTGGTGGGACCGGGGCGGGTTCCTCGGCCGCGCCTTCTGGATTCATGCCTTTGAAACGTCAGGCTTCAGCGCCTGGGGATACAGCATTCTTCGCGCTGGACGCCACGACATGGGTGGGTTAGTCTGGGCATTGAAATAATGTTGTCCAGGCACGTTATTTCAATGCCTGTCAGCGCTTGAGCGTGAGCAGGACATGTCTCAAGCCATGAGCCGCTGGGTTCGCTTAATTGGCAAAGCAATTGGCTCGTTTCCAATAGATGGTGGTTCGATTCCATCACCCAGCTTCACGATGCCGGTGCGCGGGGCAGCTCCGCCAGACAGCGGGATCCTCTTCCAATGGCCGAGAACGTCCTCATCGTTCAAAACAGAAACGCCCACGCCATTGACTGGCCCCAGGCGCTCGCCGGGGCGAGCCAGCGGGTGTTCCTGGTCTGTGACCGGCTGACGGAGCAGCGCCTGGCCGAGCGGGGCTGGACGCCCCTGTTCCAGGAAGTGCATGCGGCGTTTCCGGGGACGCCCGCGGAGGTGAAGGCGTTCGCGGGGCGGATGATCCACCGGCTCGGCGGGGCCGGGCAAGTCATCGTCTGCTCCAACCACGAGGACGACGTGGAGCTGTGCGCCTCACTCCGGGAGCAGTACGGGCTGCCGGGCCCGCAGCCCGGGGACGTGGCGCGCTTCCGCGACAAGCTGGTCATGAAGCACCGCCTCGCGGCGCACCCGGAGTGGCTGCCGCGCTACCTGCGTTTCGAGCCGCACGCGTACGCGGCCGGGCCCGCCGCCTATGCGCGCCACGCCGTGGAGCGGCTGGGCCTGCCCATCTTCGCCAAGCCCATCAACGCCGCGGGCAGCCAGGGGACGTGCCTGCTGGAGACCGAGGCGGCCCTGCACGCGTGGGCGCAAGGCCTCACGGGGGACACGGTCTACGAGCTGGACGAGTTCCTGTCCGCCCCCTTGTACCACTGTGACTTCCTCGTCGCCGGGGGGCGCATCCTCGACCGGCACGTGTCGCGCTACCTCTATCCCAACGGCGACTTCCTGCAGGGCAAGCCGCTCGGGTCCGTCACGCTCGCCGAGACGGAGGAGGCGTACCGCTCGCTGAGCGGCTTCTCGCTCCAAGTCCTGGAGGCCTTCCAGCCCCTGCCGGATGGCGCCCTGCACCTGGAGGTCTTCCGGTTCCCCAACGGGGATTGCCGCTTCCTGGAGATCGCCTGCCGCGCCCCGGGCGCCCACATCCCCGCCCTGTACAAAGCGCAGTGCGGCATCGACTACCGGTCGGCGCCCTATGAGCTGGTCCTGAAGGGCGCACCGCACCAGACGCCGCCCCTGGGCCGCTACTGCGCCACCGCCTGGTTCCCCTTCCTGCCCGGCACCGTCGTGGGCGTCCGGGAGTACCGCTCCTCCGGCAGCCAGTTCTCCATGAATGTGCTGCGCGGGGCCGGCGCCCTGCCGCGGGCGGGCAGCCTGGCGGACCGCATGGCGGAGCTGCTGCTCTGGTCGGACGACGCGCAGCAGCTCCAGGCGGACTTCGAGGCGCTGCGCGAGTTCCATCCCGCCATCCTGGCGGGGCCGGCGCCCGGCGCGGGGGGCCAGGCCCCCGCAGCCCCCGAGGGGCACGGGCCCCCCCGCTAACGGCCCCGCGGACCATGGATCCCAGTGCCACATTGCCCCAGGAGGGAGGGTCGCTCTGGAGGTCTCCGGCGCTCCTGGTCATCTTGAGCACGAGCTTCTTCGCCTCGCTCTCGCTCTTCATGGTCATCCCCTTCCTGACGATTCACCTGACGTCGCTGGGGGTGATGACCCTGGAGCAGGCCGGCGTGGTGGTGGGCATCTCGTTCTGGATCAAACGCGGAGGGGCCTTCTTCGGGGGGCTGGCGGCGGACCGTTTCGGCCGCAGGCCGCTCATGGTGCTGGCCCTGGCCATGCGGGTGCCGGGCTATGTCCTGCTGGCCTATGGGCGCACCTTTCCGAGCCTGCTGCTGGCCAACATCCTCATCGCCGCGGGGAGCGCCTTCTACATGCCCGCGGCCAAGTCCGCCCTCACCCTGCTCGCCCCGGCCGAGCACCGGATGCGCATCTTCGCCCTGCGCGCGGGCGTGGTGAACACGGGCGCGGCCATTGGCCCCTTCGCCGGCGCGGCGCTGCTCACCCACTCCCCGGAGCTGATGTTCCTGGCGGCGGCGGCCGCCTTCCTGGGGCTCACCGTGGCCAACGCGGTGCTGCGCTTCCCGGATGGGGCCCGGGCGTCGCGCAGCAGCCTGAACCTGGCCCTGGAAGTGGCCAAGAGCCCCTACCTGCTGCGCATGATGCTGTTCGGGCTGCTCTTCTTCCTCGTCTACATCCAGACG
Above is a genomic segment from Stigmatella erecta containing:
- a CDS encoding ABC transporter substrate-binding protein gives rise to the protein MSQKLSRRVILGAAAAAGAVPLAIHLLRPAPATGPVIRLGLIAPFTGNTGAYGPDMEKAARLTVEQINAAGGLLDGHTLELLVEDEESSPTASVAAARKLLDVHKVAGLIGLWGSPPGLAVKPIALQYNTALFVSCSANELTSGDTKGLIWRFQARATHWGTVIARSMLKQGIKTVSVLALQSPFVGSMVAPFEEHFRAHGGQILETVRYNPDQPSYRAEVEQVFSKQPEAVFVPALLTDFSSIVKEVYRGGFTSKLFTLSVAADAEGKFVSGVGAEAAEGIHHFQPSPPLGSPGYQKFVKRMGARDDALFLFAGNTHDQVALFALAVEKARSSAPLDYTRQILSLSNGPGEPVDDVVEALKRVRAGQPINFVGAGSDVDFSPTGDQLNRHFGHYVIRNGQNALVELVS
- a CDS encoding AMP-binding protein; this translates as MNAPKFNILEDSSSGLSQHEPRLLAALAGLPPGSRAVLAMRSGAALAFSLLTCFERRMVAVPIDPRVPEAKRQWYAAHAQASLLVTDEGCTPLATEAPPSPAEDRFIIYTSGSTGDPKGVVMTEASVRDNARAVAQLHRFRPGAVQATCLPVFHCNAMMMSVLGTHLAGATVALHNRFEPQAYFAFIEQTGAETASLAPALLERLVEAAPRWPSCLRYVITAAAPLPRELAQRFFALYGPRLRQGYGLSEATNFSAVMPELDEAAFRQEYLEARPPVGLPVPGTELRLQDGEVQVRGASVMRAYWRNPEATSRAFTPDGWLRTGDLGRMRGDYLVLTGRSKEVINRGGETVYPRDIEEEWEGLGLPRPFFALRIANDVLSDDIGVAGERLTSESLEVLARSRFKPGAAWKGPLAQTSTGKPRRAEMGKGLFSVSESQHKQELLLALSAATARKVLAPGRAPPRTPQAAFMHGEFARMLRELERYPHALPEPDASLAEVPAVKFLHAIEQQWEGLASGEASVEDVMRGLKGQWTPFMTEWPMGSYAQMAARFLIEGNHLSGRVLEVGAGVGNTTRLILEHVNDAYIRTDLKVELLKRLKAPGTVEAYNFDQPSPHRGLDTVFGVNAVHCAEDKLRAVGHLYEMLKPGGLLLLGEGAPTTVGTLPWSLNAAFGLFDGWWDRGGFLGRAFWIHAFETSGFSAWGYSILRAGRHDMGGLVWALK
- a CDS encoding ATP-grasp domain-containing protein yields the protein MAENVLIVQNRNAHAIDWPQALAGASQRVFLVCDRLTEQRLAERGWTPLFQEVHAAFPGTPAEVKAFAGRMIHRLGGAGQVIVCSNHEDDVELCASLREQYGLPGPQPGDVARFRDKLVMKHRLAAHPEWLPRYLRFEPHAYAAGPAAYARHAVERLGLPIFAKPINAAGSQGTCLLETEAALHAWAQGLTGDTVYELDEFLSAPLYHCDFLVAGGRILDRHVSRYLYPNGDFLQGKPLGSVTLAETEEAYRSLSGFSLQVLEAFQPLPDGALHLEVFRFPNGDCRFLEIACRAPGAHIPALYKAQCGIDYRSAPYELVLKGAPHQTPPLGRYCATAWFPFLPGTVVGVREYRSSGSQFSMNVLRGAGALPRAGSLADRMAELLLWSDDAQQLQADFEALREFHPAILAGPAPGAGGQAPAAPEGHGPPR
- a CDS encoding MFS transporter, with translation MSTSFFASLSLFMVIPFLTIHLTSLGVMTLEQAGVVVGISFWIKRGGAFFGGLAADRFGRRPLMVLALAMRVPGYVLLAYGRTFPSLLLANILIAAGSAFYMPAAKSALTLLAPAEHRMRIFALRAGVVNTGAAIGPFAGAALLTHSPELMFLAAAAAFLGLTVANAVLRFPDGARASRSSLNLALEVAKSPYLLRMMLFGLLFFLVYIQTETIFPVLVKDAGHADKIGLLFGCWAALVVVSQIALSRLVLTMPRSVCLLLGFAGFSLGFLILHAASRSGGGASLFGLVPLVPGFFLAIALFSVAEVMLDLRLDYDTSLVPADRVGTSFGFINLACGLGGLIGSSVGTFAYETLGGPGEMPGSVWMLMAVLAGLSALVLMRQRHGEPTPDVQKPL